In bacterium BMS3Abin02, the genomic stretch AGGCGTTGTCTCCGTAGAGAAACACGCCGCCGTCCGTGTCGAGCGAAACAACCATGTAGCTGCCCCCGAACGCTTCGCCTTCCCCGACGTCGTAGCTCGTCGAGTCCACTTCCACGGTGGCTCGGAGCACTCCGCCGACGTCTGTGATCGCGACGAGCCGGATCCGAGTTCCCGACGGCTCATAGGTGCCCGTACCGCCGCCCTCGGTCCCCGCCGGGGACGATTCGGTGATCAGCGGACGAAACGGATCCCTCGGCTGCGCCAACTGAAAGGAACCGACCACGGGTGCAGGATCGGCCACGCCGGCGGCAGCCGGGGGGGCGAGACCCGCCTGGGCAAGCGGCCCGGTCAGAGCCGGCGAGGAAGTCCCGAAGATCGATGGGGCGATGACCAACCATGCACCTGCAACGGCCACTCCGATCAATAGGATGGCGATTGCTGCCGCAGTTCCCGTCCGCCGGCTTCCCATCACTCACCTCCATCCGGAGTCGTTGTGGTCGTCGTGTCTGCGACCTCTGCAGTCACAAGGTCACTCGTGGTGAAAGCTTTGGCAGAGATCGTCACGTCCAGCATCGTGAACCCGTCCTCGCTGTTCGGTGCAATCGCGATACCGTCGATCCGGACCAGTCGTTCGAGATCGGCGATCCCGTACAGGTAACCGAGCACTTCGAAGAACTGGCCTTTGATCCTGATCGAGATGGGTATCTCGAAGTAGTCCTGGTTCTCGTTCTGTGTGGGGTTCCCGATCGTGCTGCCAAGCCAGTCGACCCCCGTCTCGTCGGCAAGCGCGTCGAGGTCGTCGATGAGTGCCGGCATCTGCGGCGTCGGCGGGATCTGTGCATCCATCGCGCCGATCGCGGAGATATAGTTCAACTCGTTGTCCTGGATCTTCTTGAGGCTCGCCAACTGCGTGCGCAGCAGGACTTCGGTGTCACGCTCGGTCTGGAGTTGCGCTTGGGTGTCGGCGATGCGCTCGTTGATCGGACGCATGAAGAACATGTACCACAGCGCGGTCAGGAGCACGATCCCAAGGAGACCGAAGACGAATCCGGTTCGCTTCATTCCGGCACCTCTGGAATTCGTTCATCCACTCTCGTCGACACGCTCGGTTGCACCAGCGAGGCACTGGACTGGAAGTCCACCACGGGGATCTCCCCGATCGTGGATGACTGCGCCGAAG encodes the following:
- a CDS encoding Pilus assembly protein, PilO gives rise to the protein MKRTGFVFGLLGIVLLTALWYMFFMRPINERIADTQAQLQTERDTEVLLRTQLASLKKIQDNELNYISAIGAMDAQIPPTPQMPALIDDLDALADETGVDWLGSTIGNPTQNENQDYFEIPISIRIKGQFFEVLGYLYGIADLERLVRIDGIAIAPNSEDGFTMLDVTISAKAFTTSDLVTAEVADTTTTTTPDGGE